Proteins from a genomic interval of Stenotrophomonas maltophilia R551-3:
- a CDS encoding patatin-like phospholipase family protein, which translates to MSLFRPRMLLSVALVGLLAGCGGDPVRPTPPPAPTVVPQAKPVKIGIALGGGAAKGFAHIGVIKMLEANGFEPAVVSGTSAGSVVGALYASGMDAFQMQSKAVALDEASIRDVRLFSGGLVQGQKLQDYVNEQVANRSAERLKKPFAAVATQLETGERAIFVRGNVGQAVRASSSIPGVFEPVKIGGRNYIDGGVVSPVPVDAARQLGADFVIAVDISSKASGKAPTDMLGIVNQSISIMGQRLGEQELARADIVIRPKVLDIGAADFSQRGTAILEGEKAAMAAMPQIRAKIQQLQRARAAAAAPAPVAAPKCEEASRLGKLMGRKDKC; encoded by the coding sequence ATGAGCCTGTTCCGCCCCCGCATGCTGCTGTCCGTCGCCCTGGTCGGCCTGCTGGCCGGCTGCGGTGGCGATCCGGTCCGCCCCACACCGCCGCCGGCACCAACCGTGGTGCCGCAGGCCAAGCCGGTGAAGATCGGTATCGCCCTCGGCGGTGGCGCAGCCAAGGGCTTCGCGCACATCGGCGTGATCAAGATGCTGGAGGCCAACGGCTTCGAACCGGCCGTGGTGTCCGGCACCAGCGCCGGCAGCGTGGTTGGCGCACTGTACGCCAGCGGCATGGACGCGTTCCAGATGCAGAGCAAGGCGGTGGCGCTGGACGAAGCCAGCATCCGCGACGTGCGCCTGTTCTCCGGTGGTCTGGTGCAGGGCCAGAAGCTGCAGGACTACGTCAACGAACAGGTGGCCAACCGTTCGGCCGAGCGCCTGAAGAAGCCGTTCGCCGCCGTCGCCACCCAGCTGGAAACCGGTGAGCGCGCGATCTTCGTGCGCGGCAACGTCGGCCAGGCGGTACGCGCGTCGAGCAGCATCCCCGGTGTGTTCGAACCGGTGAAGATCGGTGGCCGCAACTACATCGATGGCGGCGTGGTCAGTCCGGTGCCGGTGGACGCCGCGCGCCAGCTAGGCGCCGACTTCGTGATTGCCGTGGACATCTCCAGCAAAGCCAGCGGCAAGGCGCCGACGGACATGCTGGGCATCGTCAACCAGTCCATCTCGATCATGGGCCAGCGGCTGGGCGAGCAGGAACTGGCGCGCGCCGACATCGTCATCCGCCCGAAGGTACTGGACATCGGTGCCGCCGATTTCAGCCAGCGTGGCACCGCGATCCTGGAAGGCGAAAAGGCCGCGATGGCAGCCATGCCGCAGATCCGCGCGAAGATCCAGCAGCTGCAGCGCGCACGCGCCGCGGCGGCCGCACCGGCACCGGTGGCCGCGCCGAAGTGCGAGGAAGCCTCGCGCCTGGGCAAGCTGATGGGCCGCAAGGACAAGTGCTGA
- a CDS encoding TIGR00266 family protein: MTQWYFHAFAQAERIGPLDDEAARRYAQANPRALAWCQGMSGWTSIAEVPELQSAAPGMPNTPPPVPATASGRADDIEFRIVGHEMQFVEIELDPGESAIAEAGALMFKDATVQMDTVFGAATGDQGGGLMGKVMAAGKRVLTGESLFATVYTQSGHGKGKVAFAAPYPGTVLAMKLDQHGGRLICQKDSFLAGARGVQIGVQFQRKIMTGLFGGEGFIMQKLEGDGWVFIHAGGCVVERELAAGERLDVDTGCVVAYHPTVDMDVRRVAGIKSMLFGGEGVFLATLTGPGKVWLQSLPFSRLAGRMWMAAPQGGGQNRGEGSVLGGLGRMLDGDNRF, translated from the coding sequence ATGACCCAGTGGTACTTCCATGCCTTCGCCCAGGCCGAGCGTATCGGCCCGCTTGATGACGAGGCCGCGCGCCGTTATGCGCAGGCCAACCCGCGCGCCCTGGCCTGGTGCCAGGGCATGAGCGGGTGGACCTCGATTGCCGAGGTGCCCGAACTGCAGTCCGCGGCCCCGGGCATGCCGAACACCCCACCGCCGGTCCCCGCCACGGCCAGCGGCCGCGCCGACGACATCGAGTTCCGCATCGTCGGCCATGAAATGCAGTTCGTGGAGATCGAGCTTGATCCCGGCGAGAGCGCCATTGCCGAGGCCGGCGCACTGATGTTCAAGGACGCAACGGTGCAGATGGACACCGTATTCGGTGCCGCCACCGGCGACCAGGGCGGCGGCTTGATGGGCAAGGTGATGGCCGCCGGCAAGCGCGTGCTGACCGGCGAGAGCCTGTTCGCCACCGTCTACACCCAGAGCGGCCACGGCAAGGGCAAGGTCGCCTTCGCCGCGCCCTACCCCGGCACCGTGCTGGCAATGAAGCTGGACCAGCATGGCGGCCGCCTGATCTGCCAGAAGGACAGCTTCCTGGCCGGCGCACGCGGCGTGCAGATCGGCGTGCAGTTCCAGCGCAAGATCATGACCGGCCTGTTCGGAGGCGAAGGTTTCATCATGCAGAAGCTGGAAGGCGACGGCTGGGTGTTCATCCACGCCGGTGGCTGCGTGGTGGAGCGCGAGCTGGCGGCCGGTGAGCGGCTGGATGTGGATACCGGCTGCGTGGTGGCCTACCACCCCACCGTGGACATGGATGTGCGCCGGGTCGCCGGCATCAAGAGCATGCTGTTCGGTGGCGAAGGCGTGTTCCTGGCCACGCTGACTGGCCCGGGCAAGGTCTGGCTGCAGTCACTGCCGTTCTCGCGCCTGGCCGGCCGCATGTGGATGGCCGCGCCCCAGGGCGGTGGCCAGAACCGCGGCGAAGGCTCGGTGCTGGGCGGCCTGGGCCGGATGCTGGACGGCGACAACCGGTTCTGA
- a CDS encoding TonB-dependent receptor yields the protein MSPTRTSRGRLPVARPLVAALSALLPLVAAAQETPAAKDPVALDALQVTAQRRVENAKDVPVAISAIQGEKLDVLGSAGDDIRFLAARVPSLNIESSYGRAFPRFYIRGLGNTDFDLNASQPVSLVYDDVVQESPLLKGFPLFDLANVEVLRGPQGTLFGRNTPAGVVKFDSARPSQDADGYVRVGYGSYNSWNVQGAYGGPLTDRWSARVSAIYQRRDDWVDNTRAGAPNSGFEGYDEAAGRVQFLYEGDDFEALFNLHKRKLNGTARLFRANIIEKGGNSLVENFDRDKVANDGVNFSDLKTWGGSARLQWNLGSVTLHSITGYETAESLNRGDIDGGYGDASLGAGNYGPGFIPFSSESADGLPHHRQWTQEFRVESNEWGRFDWQAGVFYFDEDVTINNFNYNSLKPGNPQTGHVVQNQRNKAWAVFASGDFDVTDRFKLRAGVRYTQDKKDFNASVLQAVLPFGTPVSGPYLANTDVNDVSWDVSGVYKLTDNVNAYARVAKGFRAPSIQGRLAFAPGLSQADSEKVISYEAGIKADLFERRARLGLSVFRYNVDGQQLIAVGGTNNTATLLNADKTIGQGVELDLEAYLADNVLLTFGSSYNDTEIKDKDLAVAICGGGCTINDPTTVINGGTYALVNGNPLPQAPKWIHNATLRVGFPLSDGSELYAYTDWAYRSAVNFFIYESPEFRGRSSLEGGLRLGYNWDYGQYDVAVFGRNLTNQTRVVGAIDFNNLTGFLNEPRTWGVEFTAKF from the coding sequence ATGTCTCCGACCCGCACTTCCCGTGGCCGCCTTCCGGTCGCGCGCCCCCTCGTTGCCGCTCTTTCCGCCCTGTTGCCGCTGGTAGCAGCCGCCCAGGAAACTCCCGCCGCCAAGGATCCGGTTGCCCTCGACGCCCTGCAGGTGACCGCGCAGCGCCGTGTCGAGAACGCCAAGGACGTGCCGGTTGCGATCAGCGCGATCCAGGGCGAGAAGCTCGATGTGCTGGGTTCGGCGGGCGACGACATCCGCTTCCTGGCCGCGCGCGTGCCCAGCCTCAACATCGAGTCGTCCTACGGCCGTGCCTTCCCGCGCTTCTACATCCGTGGCCTTGGCAACACCGATTTCGACCTCAATGCGTCGCAGCCGGTGTCGCTGGTGTACGACGACGTGGTGCAGGAAAGCCCGCTGCTGAAGGGCTTCCCGCTGTTCGACCTGGCCAATGTGGAAGTGCTGCGCGGCCCGCAGGGCACGCTGTTCGGCCGCAACACTCCGGCCGGCGTGGTCAAGTTCGATTCGGCGCGCCCGTCGCAGGATGCCGACGGCTACGTGCGCGTGGGCTATGGCAGCTACAACAGCTGGAACGTTCAGGGCGCCTACGGCGGCCCATTGACCGATCGCTGGTCGGCGCGCGTGTCGGCCATCTACCAGCGCCGTGACGACTGGGTCGACAACACCCGTGCCGGCGCGCCCAACAGCGGTTTCGAAGGCTATGACGAAGCCGCCGGCCGCGTGCAGTTCCTGTACGAAGGCGACGACTTCGAAGCGCTGTTCAACCTGCACAAGCGCAAGCTCAACGGCACCGCTCGCCTGTTCCGCGCCAACATCATCGAAAAGGGTGGCAATTCGCTGGTCGAGAACTTCGACCGCGACAAGGTCGCCAACGACGGCGTCAACTTCTCCGACCTGAAGACCTGGGGCGGCAGCGCACGCCTGCAGTGGAACCTCGGTTCGGTGACCCTGCATTCGATCACCGGTTATGAAACCGCCGAATCGCTCAATCGTGGTGACATCGACGGTGGCTACGGCGACGCATCGCTGGGCGCTGGCAACTATGGGCCGGGCTTCATCCCGTTCTCATCGGAGTCGGCCGACGGCCTGCCGCACCATCGCCAGTGGACCCAGGAGTTCCGCGTCGAATCCAACGAATGGGGCCGCTTCGACTGGCAGGCCGGCGTCTTCTATTTCGACGAAGACGTGACCATCAACAACTTCAACTACAACTCGCTGAAGCCGGGCAACCCGCAGACCGGCCACGTGGTGCAGAACCAGCGCAACAAGGCCTGGGCGGTGTTTGCCTCGGGTGACTTCGATGTCACCGACCGTTTCAAGCTGCGTGCCGGCGTGCGCTACACCCAGGACAAGAAGGACTTCAACGCCAGCGTGCTGCAGGCCGTCCTTCCGTTCGGCACCCCGGTCAGTGGCCCGTACCTGGCCAACACCGACGTCAACGACGTCAGCTGGGATGTCAGCGGCGTGTACAAGCTGACCGACAACGTGAATGCCTACGCCCGCGTGGCCAAGGGCTTCCGCGCGCCGTCGATCCAGGGCCGCCTGGCCTTCGCGCCGGGCCTGTCGCAGGCCGATTCGGAGAAGGTGATCTCGTATGAGGCCGGCATCAAGGCCGACCTGTTCGAGCGCCGCGCGCGCCTGGGCCTGAGCGTCTTCCGCTACAACGTTGACGGCCAGCAGTTGATCGCCGTGGGCGGCACCAACAACACCGCCACCCTGCTCAACGCCGACAAGACCATCGGCCAGGGCGTGGAGCTGGACCTGGAAGCCTATCTGGCCGACAACGTGCTGCTGACCTTCGGCAGCAGCTACAACGACACCGAGATCAAGGACAAGGATCTGGCGGTAGCGATCTGCGGCGGTGGCTGCACCATCAACGACCCGACCACCGTCATCAACGGTGGCACCTACGCACTGGTCAACGGCAACCCGCTGCCGCAGGCGCCGAAGTGGATCCACAACGCGACCCTGCGCGTCGGCTTCCCGCTCAGCGATGGCAGCGAGCTGTATGCCTACACCGATTGGGCCTACCGCAGCGCGGTGAACTTCTTCATCTACGAGTCGCCGGAATTCCGCGGCCGTAGTTCGCTGGAAGGCGGCCTGCGCCTGGGCTACAACTGGGATTACGGTCAGTACGATGTGGCGGTGTTCGGCCGCAACCTGACCAACCAGACCCGCGTGGTCGGCGCGATCGACTTCAACAACCTGACCGGCTTCCTCAACGAGCCGCGTACCTGGGGCGTGGAGTTCACCGCGAAGTTCTGA
- a CDS encoding acid phosphatase codes for MSLISHPARPLLGLAVVAALAGCAATAAKPTAVEANITTKAVGYLDKSAVPGSLDLVPAPPVAGSAALALDEQVSREARALRGSPRFAQAGVDAELGFPEGANHFSCAADIDVDAVKTPALYRLLERSRIDASAATKAAKNHYQRPRPFMVNGEPTCAPKDEEGLRKNGSYPSGHTSIGWAWALILSEIAPDRADAIQARGRNYGESRLVCNVHWQSDILEGRFMGAAAVARLHDNAAFNKDLLAARKEIAAARKAGLHSSRDCTTENAVLKVRPQSAL; via the coding sequence ATGTCGCTGATTTCCCACCCTGCCCGCCCGCTGCTCGGCCTCGCCGTCGTTGCGGCCCTGGCTGGTTGTGCCGCCACCGCCGCCAAGCCGACTGCCGTCGAAGCCAACATCACCACCAAGGCGGTGGGCTATCTGGACAAGAGCGCGGTACCGGGCAGCCTCGACCTGGTGCCGGCGCCGCCGGTGGCCGGTTCGGCCGCCCTCGCCCTCGACGAACAGGTCAGCCGTGAAGCCCGCGCGCTGCGTGGCAGCCCGCGCTTCGCCCAGGCCGGTGTCGATGCGGAACTCGGCTTCCCGGAAGGCGCCAACCACTTCTCCTGTGCCGCCGACATCGACGTCGATGCGGTGAAGACCCCGGCGCTGTACCGCCTGTTGGAGCGCAGCCGGATCGACGCCAGCGCCGCCACCAAGGCCGCCAAGAACCACTACCAGCGCCCCCGCCCGTTCATGGTGAATGGTGAGCCGACCTGCGCGCCGAAGGACGAAGAAGGCCTGCGCAAGAACGGCTCGTACCCGTCCGGCCACACCTCGATCGGCTGGGCCTGGGCCCTGATCCTGTCGGAGATCGCACCGGATCGCGCCGATGCCATCCAGGCACGCGGCCGCAACTACGGCGAGAGCCGCCTGGTGTGCAACGTGCACTGGCAGAGCGACATCCTCGAAGGCCGCTTCATGGGCGCCGCCGCCGTGGCCCGCCTGCACGACAACGCCGCGTTCAACAAGGACCTGCTGGCCGCACGCAAGGAGATCGCTGCCGCGCGCAAGGCCGGCCTGCATTCCAGCCGCGATTGCACCACCGAGAATGCGGTGCTGAAGGTGCGCCCGCAGAGCGCGCTGTAA
- a CDS encoding DUF4785 domain-containing protein, with translation MTIHSTLLASAVLAVLSLSTAHAAQPLQAARAGDQVPVALVAAPLPADESEHAPLAFAWALDPAQPLQAATPYASVSRSYWQQVDGTQLQRGLDLPLTAPDAVIQLSPADGARALPANTLQVRDPAGRSSVARSVDARALQDAGMPVSDGSSMLRTGATSAVGAYTLQSAQAQGRYVVQVLEPNSPLRLEVQANQAQVLAGGNVQLQARLLEDGATTAQLASRRGGLGGEALLVAPDGRSWPQRLLRTTDGALRAQVRIPADVGTVQGLWELQVFAQADGVLRDGKVAFAVARATARFSGQAAPDPASRQVALPLQVAAAGRYEARGTLYATARDGQLKPVAQAHAAAWFDGPGAGQLVLPFDQAALPAGFGAPYELRDLQLQDQSRMAPIESRALALRF, from the coding sequence ATGACGATCCATTCCACCTTGCTGGCCAGCGCTGTGCTGGCAGTGCTGTCCCTGTCCACAGCGCACGCCGCGCAGCCGCTGCAGGCCGCCCGTGCGGGCGATCAGGTGCCCGTCGCCCTAGTGGCCGCGCCGCTTCCCGCCGATGAGAGCGAACACGCGCCACTGGCCTTTGCCTGGGCGCTGGACCCGGCACAGCCGCTGCAGGCGGCCACGCCGTATGCCTCGGTCAGTCGCAGCTACTGGCAGCAGGTTGATGGCACGCAGCTGCAACGCGGCCTGGACCTGCCACTGACGGCGCCGGACGCGGTGATCCAGCTGAGCCCGGCCGACGGTGCCCGCGCGCTGCCGGCCAACACGCTGCAGGTGCGCGACCCGGCCGGCCGCAGCAGCGTGGCGCGCAGTGTCGATGCGCGCGCGCTGCAGGATGCCGGCATGCCGGTGAGCGATGGCAGCAGCATGCTGCGTACCGGCGCGACCAGTGCGGTCGGTGCGTACACGCTGCAGAGCGCGCAGGCCCAAGGCCGCTACGTGGTGCAGGTGCTGGAGCCGAACAGCCCGCTGCGCCTGGAGGTGCAGGCCAACCAGGCGCAGGTGCTGGCCGGCGGCAACGTGCAGCTGCAGGCACGCCTGCTGGAAGACGGCGCCACCACCGCGCAGCTGGCATCGCGTCGTGGTGGGCTGGGCGGTGAAGCCCTGCTGGTCGCACCGGATGGCCGCAGCTGGCCGCAGCGGTTGCTGCGCACCACCGATGGTGCGCTGCGCGCGCAGGTAAGGATCCCGGCCGATGTCGGAACCGTGCAGGGGCTGTGGGAATTGCAGGTGTTCGCCCAGGCCGACGGTGTGCTGCGCGATGGCAAGGTGGCCTTTGCGGTGGCACGGGCGACTGCCCGTTTCAGTGGCCAGGCCGCACCGGATCCGGCCAGTCGCCAGGTGGCGCTGCCACTGCAGGTGGCCGCCGCCGGCCGCTATGAGGCGCGAGGCACGCTGTACGCCACGGCCCGCGATGGCCAGCTGAAGCCGGTGGCACAGGCACATGCGGCCGCGTGGTTCGATGGCCCGGGCGCAGGCCAGCTGGTGCTGCCGTTCGACCAGGCGGCGTTGCCGGCCGGATTCGGTGCGCCGTACGAACTGCGCGACCTGCAGCTGCAGGATCAGAGCCGGATGGCACCGATCGAGTCGCGCGCGCTGGCATTGCGGTTCTGA
- a CDS encoding DesA family fatty acid desaturase has protein sequence MPDALMSLLTGGVLGLGWWAMLAVLLVFTQITIFSVTLYLHRSQAHRGVDFHPALAHVFRFWLWLTTSMITREWVAIHRKHHAKVETEDDPHSPVTRGIGKVFWHGVELYREARGQRADIEQYGRGTPDDAIERRLYTPHATLGPVLLFAINTVLFGLPGVALWAIQMAWIPFWAAGVVNGLGHWWGYRNYESADTSTNLTPWGFWIGGEELHNNHHAFPSSARFAMRRWEFDIGWSAIRLLQALRLAKVLRVVPAMDVRPNIAVPDAETLKALLSHRFQAMTDYQRNVFMPALREEAVQAGAKLRRLLPRRLRRGLVNDGRWLKPDSRAQLSEWVAQRPRIRTLVEYRGRLAALLEARGHDAAERLHQLQAWCREAEESGIAALQAYAARLKGYSLVGA, from the coding sequence ATGCCAGATGCCCTGATGTCACTGTTGACCGGTGGTGTGCTCGGCCTGGGCTGGTGGGCCATGCTGGCGGTGCTGCTGGTCTTCACCCAGATCACCATCTTCTCGGTGACCTTGTACCTGCACCGCAGCCAGGCTCATCGCGGGGTCGATTTCCACCCGGCGCTGGCCCATGTGTTCCGCTTCTGGCTGTGGCTGACCACCTCGATGATCACCCGCGAGTGGGTGGCCATCCACCGCAAGCACCACGCGAAGGTGGAAACCGAGGACGACCCGCACAGCCCGGTCACCCGCGGCATCGGCAAGGTGTTCTGGCACGGCGTGGAGCTGTACCGCGAAGCCCGCGGCCAGCGCGCGGACATCGAGCAGTACGGGCGCGGCACCCCGGATGATGCGATCGAGCGCCGCCTGTATACCCCGCATGCCACGTTGGGGCCGGTGCTGCTGTTCGCGATCAACACGGTGTTGTTTGGCCTGCCGGGCGTGGCCCTGTGGGCGATCCAGATGGCGTGGATTCCGTTCTGGGCGGCCGGCGTGGTCAATGGCCTGGGCCACTGGTGGGGCTACCGCAACTACGAGTCGGCCGATACCTCCACCAACCTCACGCCGTGGGGGTTCTGGATCGGTGGCGAGGAGCTGCACAACAATCACCACGCCTTCCCCAGCTCGGCGCGCTTCGCGATGCGGCGCTGGGAGTTCGATATCGGCTGGAGTGCGATCCGCCTGCTGCAGGCGCTGCGCCTGGCCAAGGTGCTGCGGGTGGTGCCGGCCATGGACGTGCGCCCGAACATCGCGGTGCCCGATGCCGAAACCCTGAAGGCGCTGCTGTCGCACCGCTTCCAGGCGATGACCGATTACCAGCGCAATGTGTTCATGCCGGCTCTGCGCGAGGAAGCCGTGCAGGCTGGGGCCAAGCTGCGCCGCCTGCTGCCGCGCCGGCTGCGCCGTGGCCTGGTCAACGATGGCCGCTGGCTGAAGCCGGACAGTCGTGCCCAGCTCAGCGAATGGGTGGCGCAGCGCCCGCGCATCCGCACACTGGTCGAGTACCGCGGGCGCCTGGCCGCATTGCTGGAAGCCCGCGGCCACGATGCGGCCGAGCGGCTGCACCAGCTGCAGGCGTGGTGCCGCGAGGCCGAGGAAAGCGGTATCGCCGCGCTGCAGGCGTATGCCGCGCGATTGAAGGGCTACAGCCTGGTGGGCGCGTGA
- a CDS encoding ABC transporter ATP-binding protein has translation MSSLDPRACAVTVAPSAGELPPLIELDRATVVRGQVKVLHGLSLRIAQGQHTALLGPNGCGKSTFIKLITRELYPLAQGDGTVAVKVLGQNRWQVDRLRSQLGIVTGDLSSNLSDMPGLTVEQAVLSGFFASYVVPAFREVTADMRARVGETLAMTGALSLRERAYAELSAGETRRVLIARALVNRPQALLLDEPSTGLDLVAREQLVATMRVLAQQGITLVLVTHHIEEIIPEIERVVLLRDGRVLADGTRAELLRNEPLSAVFGGAITVVEQEGRLTAYAG, from the coding sequence TTGTCGAGCCTTGATCCGCGCGCCTGCGCCGTTACCGTTGCCCCGTCCGCCGGGGAACTGCCGCCGTTGATCGAACTGGACCGCGCCACGGTGGTGCGCGGCCAGGTGAAGGTGCTGCACGGGCTCAGTCTGCGCATCGCACAGGGCCAGCACACCGCCCTGCTCGGCCCCAATGGCTGCGGCAAGTCCACCTTCATCAAGCTGATCACCCGCGAGCTGTACCCGCTGGCCCAGGGCGACGGCACGGTGGCGGTGAAGGTGCTGGGCCAGAACCGCTGGCAGGTAGATCGGCTGCGCTCACAGCTGGGCATCGTCACCGGCGACCTCAGCAGCAACCTGTCCGACATGCCCGGGCTGACCGTGGAACAGGCGGTGCTGTCCGGCTTCTTCGCCAGTTACGTGGTGCCGGCCTTCCGCGAAGTGACCGCCGACATGCGCGCGCGCGTTGGCGAGACGCTGGCAATGACCGGCGCGCTGTCGCTGCGTGAGCGTGCCTACGCCGAGCTGTCCGCCGGCGAGACCCGCCGCGTGCTGATCGCCCGCGCGCTGGTCAACCGGCCGCAGGCACTGCTGCTGGACGAACCCTCCACCGGCCTGGATCTGGTCGCCCGCGAGCAGCTGGTGGCCACCATGCGGGTACTGGCGCAGCAGGGCATCACCCTGGTGCTGGTGACCCACCACATCGAAGAGATCATTCCTGAGATCGAGCGGGTGGTGCTGCTGCGCGATGGCCGCGTACTGGCCGATGGTACCCGCGCCGAATTGCTGCGCAACGAACCGTTGTCGGCAGTGTTCGGCGGCGCGATTACGGTGGTCGAGCAGGAAGGCCGGCTGACCGCGTACGCGGGATAG
- a CDS encoding EF-hand domain-containing protein: MRAGYGVLLAVLLPGVALAQVTDTTSYLQRMDSDGDGRVSESEYVQWMLYAFDRMDRNGDGVLGADELPGGKGRVITREQQRQVIVQRFHKQDANGDGFLDARELSAPPR; encoded by the coding sequence GTGAGGGCAGGGTACGGGGTTCTGCTTGCGGTGCTGCTGCCGGGCGTGGCGCTGGCCCAGGTCACCGACACAACCAGCTACCTGCAGCGGATGGACAGCGATGGCGACGGCCGGGTCAGCGAGTCCGAGTACGTGCAGTGGATGCTGTATGCCTTCGACCGCATGGACCGCAATGGCGATGGCGTGCTTGGCGCCGATGAGCTGCCGGGCGGCAAGGGCAGGGTGATCACCCGTGAGCAGCAGCGGCAGGTGATCGTGCAGCGCTTCCACAAGCAGGATGCCAACGGTGATGGCTTCCTGGATGCGCGCGAGCTGTCGGCACCGCCGCGCTGA